One Kitasatospora sp. NBC_01287 DNA window includes the following coding sequences:
- a CDS encoding NAD(P)/FAD-dependent oxidoreductase, with protein MSTTERPRILIVGGGYVGLYAAMRILKKMRYGEATVTVVDPRSYMTYLPFLPEAAGGNVAPRNLVAPLRSALKKAEVLTGHVTAVDHARKVATIAPLAGDTYELPFDYLVVATGSVSRTFPIPGLAEHGIGMKTVEEAISLRNHVMAQLDKAESTADPEIRRKALTFVVIGGGFAGVETIAEVEDMARDAAKLYKTVSRDDMRFILVEAANRILPEMGPDLGLWTKAKLEERAIEIYIETSMDSCLDQHVVLKNGVEADAATIVWTAGVKPNPVVANFGLPLGPRGHVDTAPTLQVQGFDNVWSAGDNSQVPDLAVGEGAWCPPNAQHAVRQAVVLGDNVISGMRGFPQKQYKHKNLGAVAGLGLHKGVAILFGKYKLKGRPAWWFHRLYHGSRVPTMNRKVRVFTDWTLAMFFKRETVGLSEMEKPFGAFQEVTVAVPAPAKPVEAEQSDKALASK; from the coding sequence ATGAGCACCACGGAGCGTCCTCGCATCCTCATTGTCGGCGGTGGTTACGTCGGCCTGTATGCCGCGATGCGCATCCTCAAGAAGATGCGCTACGGGGAGGCGACCGTCACGGTCGTCGACCCGCGGTCGTACATGACGTACCTGCCCTTCCTTCCCGAGGCGGCCGGCGGCAACGTCGCGCCTCGCAACCTCGTCGCGCCGCTGCGCAGCGCCCTGAAGAAGGCGGAGGTGCTCACCGGTCACGTGACCGCTGTGGACCACGCCCGCAAGGTCGCCACCATCGCGCCGCTGGCCGGCGACACCTACGAGCTGCCCTTCGACTACCTCGTCGTGGCCACCGGCTCGGTCTCCCGCACCTTCCCGATCCCCGGCCTGGCCGAGCACGGCATCGGCATGAAGACGGTGGAGGAGGCGATCAGCCTCCGCAACCACGTCATGGCGCAGCTGGACAAGGCCGAGTCCACCGCGGACCCGGAGATCCGGCGCAAGGCCCTCACCTTCGTGGTCATCGGCGGCGGCTTCGCCGGCGTGGAGACCATCGCCGAGGTCGAGGACATGGCGCGGGACGCGGCCAAGCTCTACAAGACCGTCAGCCGCGACGACATGCGCTTCATCCTGGTCGAGGCGGCCAACCGGATCCTGCCCGAGATGGGCCCGGACCTCGGCCTGTGGACCAAGGCGAAGCTCGAAGAGCGCGCCATCGAGATCTACATCGAGACCTCGATGGACTCCTGCCTCGACCAGCACGTGGTGCTGAAGAACGGCGTGGAGGCCGACGCGGCCACCATCGTGTGGACCGCGGGCGTCAAGCCCAACCCGGTGGTCGCCAACTTCGGCCTGCCGCTGGGCCCGCGCGGCCACGTCGACACCGCGCCGACGCTGCAGGTCCAGGGCTTCGACAACGTCTGGTCGGCCGGCGACAACTCCCAGGTGCCGGACCTCGCCGTCGGCGAGGGCGCCTGGTGCCCGCCGAACGCCCAGCACGCGGTGCGCCAGGCCGTGGTGCTCGGTGACAACGTGATCTCCGGGATGCGCGGCTTCCCGCAGAAGCAGTACAAGCACAAGAACCTCGGCGCGGTCGCCGGTCTGGGTCTGCACAAGGGTGTCGCGATCCTCTTCGGCAAGTACAAGCTGAAGGGCCGCCCCGCCTGGTGGTTCCACCGCCTGTACCACGGCAGCCGGGTCCCCACCATGAACCGCAAGGTCCGGGTCTTCACGGACTGGACGCTCGCGATGTTCTTCAAGCGCGAGACGGTGGGCCTCTCCGAGATGGAGAAGCCGTTCGGTGCCTTCCAGGAGGTCACCGTCGCCGTTCCGGCCCCGGCGAAGCCGGTCGAGGCCGAGCAGAGTGACAAGGCGCTCGCCAGCAAGTGA
- a CDS encoding ABC transporter ATP-binding protein, whose protein sequence is MPVTTTTAVRTGRAAARAVRLSKVYGGGETRVVALDQVDVEFHQGEFTAIMGPSGSGKSTLMHCMAGLDSVSAGSATIGETELVGLKDKQLTQLRRDKIGFVFQAFNLLPTLTALENITLPMDIAGRRVDRAWLDAVVATVGLAERLGHRPSQLSGGQQQRVACARALAGKPDIVFADEPTGNLDSRSGAEILSFLRNSVRELGQTVVMVTHDPVAASYADRVVFLADGRIVDELTGPSADTVLDRMRRFDAKGRTS, encoded by the coding sequence GTGCCCGTGACCACCACGACCGCGGTCCGCACCGGCCGAGCCGCCGCCCGCGCCGTCCGGCTGAGCAAGGTGTACGGCGGCGGCGAGACCCGGGTGGTGGCGCTGGACCAGGTGGATGTCGAGTTCCACCAGGGCGAGTTCACCGCGATCATGGGTCCCTCGGGCTCCGGCAAGTCCACCCTGATGCACTGCATGGCGGGCCTGGACTCGGTCAGCGCCGGTTCGGCCACCATCGGGGAGACCGAGCTGGTCGGCCTGAAGGACAAGCAGTTGACCCAGCTGCGCCGGGACAAGATCGGCTTCGTCTTCCAGGCCTTCAACCTGCTCCCCACGCTCACCGCGCTGGAAAACATCACGCTGCCGATGGACATCGCGGGGCGCCGGGTCGACCGGGCCTGGCTGGACGCGGTGGTGGCGACCGTGGGCCTCGCCGAGCGGCTCGGCCACCGCCCCTCCCAGCTCTCCGGCGGCCAGCAGCAGCGCGTCGCCTGCGCCCGGGCCCTGGCCGGCAAGCCGGACATCGTCTTCGCCGACGAGCCCACCGGCAACCTCGACTCCCGCTCCGGCGCCGAGATCCTCTCCTTCCTGCGCAACTCGGTGCGCGAACTGGGCCAGACCGTGGTGATGGTGACCCACGACCCGGTCGCGGCGAGCTACGCCGACCGCGTCGTCTTCCTCGCCGACGGCCGGATCGTCGACGAGCTGACCGGGCCCAGCGCCGACACCGTCCTGGACCGGATGCGTCGTTTCGACGCCAAGGGCCGCACCAGCTGA
- a CDS encoding ABC transporter permease, with amino-acid sequence MYRTALRNVLAHKGRLLMTMLAVLLGTAFVAGTMVFSDTFGSALKNSYAKNYSDVSVLVTDSGSRSTGAGADRTGSEAPKLTADTVQRLTALPGVAAARGTVANFAAVADKQGKAISKGAGSSGANYVPNGAGQDPRYPMAQGHGPRRAGEVALDQQSADKAGYHVGDTVRVATDGPAMDATLTGIFTSDDPQVGSGDPLVLFDTASAQRLLLAPGQFSEISLTAAPGTSQAALLSEVDQVLPHADGITARTADQLEADQRTLISESMSGIRTLLLAFAGISLFVGVFIIANTFTMLVAQRTRELALLRAIGASRKQVTRSVLVEAVLIGLLSGAGGLVAGIGIGAGLQVLIGRLGTGHTPSGPLVVAPATVLTALLVGVLVTAASALLPARRAARIAPVAAMSSGETPADQKSLLVRNSVGAVITGAGLALILWGANAGSDGKWIVAGGAGATLIGIFILTPLLTHPVIALIGPALGRLFGVSGKLARRNAVRNPRRTAATASALTVGLTLVSALTVLGASLNGWLSDAVDNSLKADYSVQMSNGLNISPAIADQVARTPGVAASSPIDSAYFSIGGRQSPVTGVDPAQVGQLLTLTMNSGSVAALAQGRLLVDADTAKSGQLSVGSTVPAVFPDGSSGSLTVGGVYARNPLISEMAMSNAALTSHGATPQYSQVLVKGADGASAALERSLTAAGGDNPLIQVQSKADLREQLSSTISFALNMLYGLLAMSVLVAVLGVVNTMAMSVFERRREIGMLRAIGLDRSRVKRMVRLESVVISLFGAVLGLGLGCFLAWAVNSSLRHSLTGLSTVLPYGKLLTFLALAGLVGLVAALWPSRRAARMDILESIKAA; translated from the coding sequence ATGTACCGCACCGCACTGCGCAACGTGCTGGCCCACAAGGGCCGACTGCTGATGACCATGCTGGCCGTGCTGCTCGGCACCGCCTTCGTGGCCGGCACCATGGTCTTCTCCGACACCTTCGGGTCGGCGCTGAAGAACAGCTACGCCAAGAACTACTCGGACGTCTCGGTGCTGGTCACCGACTCCGGCTCGCGGTCCACCGGTGCCGGCGCCGACCGGACCGGCTCCGAGGCGCCGAAGCTCACCGCCGACACCGTCCAGCGGCTCACCGCGCTGCCCGGGGTGGCGGCCGCCCGCGGCACGGTCGCCAACTTCGCCGCCGTCGCGGACAAGCAGGGCAAGGCGATCAGCAAGGGCGCCGGCTCCTCCGGCGCCAACTACGTGCCGAACGGCGCCGGCCAGGACCCGCGCTACCCGATGGCCCAGGGCCACGGGCCGCGGCGGGCGGGCGAGGTGGCGCTCGACCAGCAGAGCGCGGACAAGGCGGGCTACCACGTCGGTGACACCGTCCGGGTGGCCACCGACGGGCCGGCCATGGACGCCACCCTCACCGGCATCTTCACCTCCGACGACCCCCAGGTCGGCTCCGGCGACCCCCTGGTGCTCTTCGACACCGCCAGCGCCCAGCGCCTGCTGCTGGCGCCCGGTCAGTTCTCCGAGATCTCCCTCACCGCCGCGCCCGGCACCAGCCAGGCCGCCCTGCTGAGCGAGGTCGACCAGGTCCTCCCGCACGCCGACGGCATCACCGCCAGGACCGCCGACCAGTTGGAGGCCGACCAGCGCACCCTGATCTCCGAGTCGATGTCCGGCATCCGCACCCTGCTGCTGGCCTTCGCCGGGATCTCACTCTTCGTCGGCGTCTTCATCATCGCCAACACCTTCACCATGCTGGTGGCCCAGCGCACCAGGGAGTTGGCCCTGCTGCGGGCGATCGGGGCCAGTCGCAAGCAGGTCACCCGCTCGGTGCTGGTCGAGGCCGTGCTGATCGGCCTGCTCTCCGGGGCGGGCGGCCTGGTGGCCGGCATCGGGATCGGGGCCGGGCTGCAGGTGCTGATCGGTCGGCTGGGCACCGGCCACACCCCCTCGGGCCCGCTGGTCGTGGCGCCCGCCACCGTGCTCACCGCGCTGCTGGTCGGCGTCCTGGTCACGGCGGCCTCGGCCCTGCTGCCGGCCCGCCGGGCGGCCCGGATCGCCCCGGTGGCCGCGATGAGCAGCGGCGAGACGCCGGCCGACCAGAAGAGCCTGCTGGTGCGCAACAGCGTCGGCGCGGTGATCACCGGTGCGGGTCTGGCGCTCATCCTCTGGGGCGCCAACGCCGGCAGTGACGGCAAGTGGATCGTGGCCGGCGGCGCGGGGGCCACGCTGATCGGGATCTTCATCCTGACCCCGCTGCTCACCCACCCGGTGATCGCCCTGATCGGCCCGGCGCTCGGCCGCCTGTTCGGGGTCTCCGGCAAGCTGGCCCGGCGCAACGCGGTGCGCAACCCGCGCCGCACCGCCGCCACCGCCTCCGCCCTCACCGTCGGCCTGACCCTGGTGAGCGCGCTCACCGTGCTGGGTGCCTCGTTGAACGGCTGGCTGAGCGACGCGGTGGACAACTCGCTGAAGGCCGACTACTCGGTGCAGATGTCCAACGGCCTGAACATCTCGCCGGCCATCGCCGACCAGGTGGCCAGGACGCCCGGCGTCGCGGCCTCCTCGCCGATCGACAGCGCCTACTTCTCGATCGGCGGCCGGCAGTCGCCGGTCACCGGGGTGGACCCGGCGCAGGTCGGGCAGTTGCTCACGCTGACCATGAACAGCGGCTCCGTCGCCGCACTGGCCCAGGGCCGGCTGCTGGTCGACGCGGACACCGCGAAGAGCGGGCAGCTGAGCGTGGGCAGCACCGTGCCGGCCGTCTTCCCGGACGGCAGCAGCGGCAGCCTGACGGTCGGCGGCGTCTACGCCAGGAACCCGCTGATCAGCGAGATGGCCATGAGCAACGCGGCGTTGACGAGCCACGGCGCCACCCCGCAGTACAGCCAGGTGCTGGTCAAGGGCGCCGACGGGGCGAGCGCCGCGCTGGAGCGCTCACTGACCGCGGCCGGCGGCGACAATCCGCTGATCCAGGTCCAGAGCAAGGCCGACCTGCGCGAACAGCTCAGCTCGACCATCAGCTTCGCGCTGAACATGCTCTACGGCCTGCTGGCGATGTCGGTCCTGGTGGCCGTGCTCGGCGTGGTCAACACCATGGCGATGTCGGTCTTCGAGCGCAGGCGCGAGATCGGGATGCTGCGGGCGATCGGCCTGGACCGCTCCCGGGTCAAGCGGATGGTCCGGTTGGAGTCGGTGGTGATCTCGCTCTTCGGCGCGGTGCTCGGCCTGGGCCTGGGCTGCTTCCTGGCCTGGGCGGTGAACAGCAGCCTGCGGCACTCGCTCACCGGCCTGAGCACCGTGCTGCCCTACGGCAAGCTGCTGACCTTCCTGGCGCTGGCCGGTTTGGTCGGCCTGGTGGCGGCCCTCTGGCCGTCGCGGCGGGCGGCCAGGATGGACATCCTGGAGAGCATCAAGGCCGCCTGA
- a CDS encoding acetyl-CoA C-acetyltransferase, with translation MPEAVIVSAARSPIGRAFKGSLKEVRPDDLTAQIIAAALAKVPQLDPRQIDDLMLGCGLPGGEQGHNLARIIAVQMGMDYLPGTTITRYCSSSLQTTRMALHAIKAGEGDVFISAGVETVSRSINGSSDGMPNTQNPLFDEAVARTAQRAEQGGGQWHDPREDGLLPDAYIAMGQTAENLAALKGITRADQDEFGVRSQNLAEAAIKSGFWQREITPVSTPDGTVVSADDGPRAGVTLEAVQGLKPVFRPDGTVTAGNCCPLNDGAAALVIMSDTKARELGITPLARVVSTGVSALSPEIMGYGPVEASRQALKRAGLGIGDIDLVEINEAFAAQVIPSYRDLGIDLDKLNVNGGAIAVGHPFGMTGARITTTLINSLQWHDKQFGLETMCVGGGQGMAMVIERLS, from the coding sequence ATGCCCGAAGCCGTCATCGTCAGCGCCGCCCGTTCGCCGATCGGCCGGGCGTTCAAGGGGTCGCTCAAGGAGGTCCGCCCGGACGACCTCACCGCCCAGATCATCGCCGCCGCACTGGCCAAGGTCCCGCAGCTGGACCCGCGCCAGATCGACGACCTGATGCTCGGCTGCGGCCTGCCCGGCGGCGAGCAGGGCCACAACCTGGCCCGGATCATCGCGGTCCAGATGGGCATGGACTACCTGCCCGGCACCACGATCACCCGCTACTGCTCCTCCTCGCTGCAGACCACGCGCATGGCGCTGCACGCGATCAAGGCGGGCGAGGGCGACGTCTTCATCTCCGCCGGTGTGGAGACCGTCTCGCGCTCGATCAACGGCAGCTCGGACGGCATGCCGAACACCCAGAACCCGCTCTTCGACGAGGCCGTGGCCCGCACCGCCCAGCGCGCCGAGCAGGGTGGCGGCCAGTGGCACGACCCGCGCGAGGACGGCCTGCTGCCGGACGCCTACATCGCGATGGGCCAGACCGCCGAGAACCTGGCCGCGCTCAAGGGCATCACCCGGGCCGACCAGGACGAGTTCGGGGTGCGCTCGCAGAACCTGGCCGAGGCGGCGATCAAGTCCGGCTTCTGGCAGCGCGAGATCACCCCGGTCAGCACGCCGGACGGCACCGTCGTCTCGGCCGACGACGGCCCGCGCGCCGGCGTCACGCTGGAGGCCGTGCAGGGCCTCAAGCCGGTCTTCCGCCCCGACGGCACGGTCACCGCCGGCAACTGCTGCCCGCTGAACGACGGCGCCGCCGCGCTGGTCATCATGTCCGACACCAAGGCGCGCGAGCTGGGCATCACCCCACTGGCCCGGGTGGTCTCCACCGGCGTCTCGGCGCTCTCCCCCGAGATCATGGGCTACGGCCCGGTCGAGGCCTCGCGCCAGGCGCTGAAGCGCGCCGGGCTGGGCATCGGCGACATCGACCTGGTGGAGATCAACGAGGCCTTCGCCGCCCAGGTCATCCCCTCCTACCGGGACCTGGGCATCGACCTGGACAAGCTGAACGTGAACGGCGGCGCGATCGCGGTCGGCCACCCCTTCGGCATGACCGGCGCCCGGATCACCACCACCCTGATCAACTCGCTGCAGTGGCACGACAAGCAGTTCGGCCTGGAGACCATGTGCGTGGGCGGCGGGCAGGGCATGGCGATGGTGATCGAGCGGCTGAGCTGA
- a CDS encoding Bax inhibitor-1/YccA family protein — translation MRSSNPVFSREGSFGRDAGYAGFGGADRPVSAERLEEMYRAPAADARATGRMTMDGVVASTALTLLTVVAAGAVAWFALPDASFPVAGLAALAALLVGLVISFRRSVNPALVLLYAGLEGFFLGALTKVFNGIWPGIAIQAVLGTAAVFAGMLIAYRSGRIRVTERYTRIGLAIAVGFVLLLVVNLVASLFGASAGLDSGPLGIVVGLVGVGLGAFFLSLDFAAVEQAIRGGAPRRESWRAAFGLTLSLVWIYLELLRLIAVLRGDD, via the coding sequence ATGCGCAGCAGCAACCCGGTCTTCTCGCGGGAGGGTTCCTTCGGCCGCGACGCCGGATACGCGGGGTTCGGCGGGGCCGACCGGCCGGTCAGTGCCGAGCGGTTGGAGGAGATGTACCGCGCGCCGGCCGCCGACGCGCGGGCCACCGGCCGGATGACCATGGACGGCGTGGTCGCCAGCACCGCGTTGACCCTGCTGACGGTGGTGGCCGCCGGGGCGGTGGCCTGGTTCGCGCTGCCCGACGCGAGCTTCCCGGTCGCCGGGCTGGCCGCGCTGGCGGCCCTGCTGGTGGGCCTGGTGATCAGTTTCCGACGGAGCGTCAATCCGGCGCTGGTGCTGCTCTACGCCGGCCTGGAGGGCTTCTTCCTCGGCGCGCTCACCAAGGTCTTCAACGGCATCTGGCCGGGCATCGCGATCCAGGCGGTGCTGGGCACGGCCGCCGTCTTCGCGGGCATGCTGATCGCCTACCGCAGCGGGCGGATCAGGGTCACCGAGCGGTACACCAGGATCGGGCTGGCGATCGCGGTCGGCTTCGTGCTGCTGCTGGTGGTGAACCTGGTGGCCTCGCTCTTCGGCGCCTCGGCGGGGCTGGACTCCGGGCCGCTGGGCATCGTGGTGGGGCTGGTCGGGGTCGGCCTCGGCGCGTTCTTCCTGTCGCTGGACTTCGCGGCGGTGGAGCAGGCGATCCGCGGCGGGGCGCCGCGCCGCGAGTCCTGGCGGGCCGCGTTCGGACTGACCCTCTCGCTGGTCTGGATCTACCTGGAGCTGCTGCGGCTGATCGCCGTCCTGCGAGGGGACGACTGA
- a CDS encoding SGNH/GDSL hydrolase family protein, whose protein sequence is MPGAQDSRARVARRIATAAAYGGGGLGLLGAGLAGVLFTESRLAVRAVGLLEGDPPKADGVYGDVFADQRSEAQEPLVLAFLGDSTAVGLGVRRSRETPGALLATGLAAVAERRVRLVNVAVSGARSDDLVRQVRLALVARPAVAVVIIGANDVTRHTPAAQAVRQLGEAVRDLRTLGCEVVVATCPDLGTIKPVRPPLRWLARRVSRQLAAAQTIAVVEAGGRTVSLGSLLGPEFAARPEMFSSDRFHPSAQGYATAAMAVLPSLCAALGLWPQAAEQEPQARREAVLPMAVAAATAAGQSGTEVAATGSGAGGKRWALVKHRLRFGLPEAAQPGESAHAHGTESANSQPGSDDVRAT, encoded by the coding sequence ATGCCTGGGGCGCAGGATTCGAGGGCGCGGGTCGCCCGGCGGATCGCCACCGCGGCGGCGTACGGCGGCGGCGGGCTCGGCCTGCTGGGGGCCGGGCTGGCCGGGGTGCTCTTCACCGAGAGCCGGCTCGCGGTGCGGGCGGTGGGCCTGCTGGAGGGCGACCCGCCGAAGGCCGACGGGGTCTACGGGGACGTCTTCGCCGATCAGCGCAGCGAGGCCCAGGAGCCGCTGGTGCTGGCCTTCCTCGGCGACTCCACCGCGGTCGGGCTGGGCGTCCGGCGCAGCCGGGAGACCCCGGGCGCGCTGCTGGCCACCGGGCTGGCGGCGGTCGCCGAGCGGCGGGTGCGGCTGGTCAACGTGGCCGTCTCCGGTGCGCGTTCGGACGACCTGGTGCGCCAGGTGCGGCTCGCCCTGGTCGCGCGGCCCGCGGTCGCGGTGGTGATCATCGGCGCCAACGACGTCACCCGGCACACTCCTGCCGCCCAGGCCGTGCGGCAGCTCGGCGAGGCGGTCCGGGACCTGCGCACGCTGGGCTGCGAGGTGGTGGTCGCCACCTGCCCGGATCTGGGCACCATCAAGCCGGTGCGGCCGCCGCTGCGCTGGCTGGCCCGGCGGGTCAGCCGGCAGCTGGCGGCGGCGCAGACGATCGCGGTGGTCGAGGCCGGCGGGCGCACCGTCTCGCTCGGCTCGCTGCTCGGCCCCGAGTTCGCGGCCAGACCCGAGATGTTCTCCTCCGACCGGTTCCACCCCTCCGCCCAGGGCTACGCCACCGCGGCGATGGCCGTGCTGCCCTCGCTCTGCGCGGCGCTGGGCCTGTGGCCGCAGGCGGCCGAGCAGGAGCCGCAGGCCCGCCGCGAGGCGGTGCTGCCGATGGCGGTGGCCGCGGCGACCGCCGCCGGGCAGTCGGGCACCGAGGTGGCCGCCACCGGGAGCGGCGCGGGGGGCAAGCGCTGGGCCCTGGTCAAGCACCGGCTGCGGTTCGGCCTGCCGGAGGCGGCCCAGCCCGGCGAGAGCGCGCACGCGCACGGCACCGAGTCGGCCAACTCACAGCCGGGCTCGGATGACGTGCGCGCTACTTGA